In the Chryseobacterium sp. MYb264 genome, one interval contains:
- a CDS encoding glycosyltransferase produces MTTDINKRKILFRLRSMETGGVQKVLCDIIKNLPSDLDLYLLLNLKQGEMLPLIPDNIKVFSLVEGRENFSKNPLVNKLQLVFRRLKLELYHLFPSLIKNKIGFVPDVEIAFTSSEYKALLESPFKKSKKIGWFHVDIRDAAFIEQTKLTIIDQLKRLDLSVFVSQQTRNIIKEVYHVEFPKSMIIYNPFEFNVIREKAHAFEVDFKTSAPVFISLGRLIPRKGNKILVEAHKKLIDKGLRHSIWVFGNGQEKEMLTDLIKEYQLEDSFIIHEPVINPYPYIKKADFYVLPSKSEAYPLVIGEALTLGKPIVSTDAGGVKEMMDHEVNGLIVDYDADQLAEGMERLLTDHEWVEKIKENNKTAYLRFENEKIYSQITEILKN; encoded by the coding sequence ATGACTACAGACATAAATAAAAGAAAAATACTTTTCAGGTTAAGATCTATGGAAACGGGCGGAGTTCAGAAAGTTCTCTGTGACATCATCAAAAACCTACCTTCCGATCTGGATCTTTACTTACTGCTTAATCTAAAACAGGGAGAAATGCTGCCTCTGATTCCGGATAATATTAAGGTTTTCTCACTGGTGGAAGGCAGAGAAAATTTTTCAAAAAATCCGCTGGTCAACAAGCTGCAGCTGGTTTTCAGAAGACTGAAACTGGAGCTTTACCACCTTTTCCCTTCCCTTATTAAAAATAAAATAGGCTTTGTGCCTGATGTGGAAATAGCCTTTACGTCTTCAGAATATAAAGCACTCCTTGAGAGTCCTTTTAAAAAATCAAAAAAAATAGGATGGTTCCATGTGGATATCAGAGATGCCGCATTTATAGAACAAACAAAACTTACCATCATTGATCAGCTGAAAAGACTGGATCTTTCCGTTTTTGTTTCTCAGCAGACCAGAAATATCATTAAGGAAGTTTACCACGTTGAGTTTCCAAAAAGTATGATTATTTATAATCCTTTTGAATTTAATGTAATCCGAGAGAAAGCCCACGCCTTTGAAGTAGACTTTAAGACTTCGGCACCGGTATTTATATCCCTGGGACGACTGATCCCCCGAAAGGGAAACAAAATATTGGTAGAAGCCCACAAAAAGCTTATTGACAAGGGATTAAGACACAGTATCTGGGTTTTTGGAAACGGACAGGAAAAGGAGATGCTCACCGATTTAATTAAAGAATATCAGCTTGAAGACAGTTTTATTATTCACGAACCTGTTATTAACCCTTATCCCTATATCAAAAAAGCTGATTTTTATGTTCTGCCTTCAAAATCTGAGGCATACCCACTGGTCATCGGTGAAGCGCTGACGCTTGGGAAGCCTATTGTTTCCACAGACGCCGGAGGTGTGAAAGAAATGATGGACCATGAAGTAAACGGACTGATTGTGGATTATGACGCTGACCAGCTAGCAGAAGGAATGGAAAGACTTTTAACAGACCATGAATGGGTGGAAAAAATTAAGGAAAATAACAAAACGGCTTATTTACGATTTGAGAATGAGAAAATCTATTCTCAGATCACGGAAATTCTTAAAAATTAG
- a CDS encoding acyltransferase: MDFFEKLQRRQQISLLKKHPHVFFKTIKLGIQNHFILDSSIKSLTIGESVGFRNFIHVLVLKNAHLELGDHFFMNNYCSINCLDHISIGENTLFGEGVKLYDHNHSYETEPDFKVHRSAFTTAPIVIGKNCWLGSNVTVLKGVTIGDNCIIGAGCTVYKDIPANTTVVNHQELIIKQRS; this comes from the coding sequence ATGGATTTTTTTGAAAAACTTCAAAGAAGACAACAGATTTCACTGCTTAAAAAACACCCCCATGTATTTTTTAAGACCATTAAACTGGGTATTCAGAATCATTTTATTCTGGACAGTTCAATTAAAAGCCTGACTATAGGAGAATCGGTAGGTTTTAGAAATTTCATTCATGTGCTTGTGCTGAAGAATGCTCATCTTGAGCTCGGTGACCATTTTTTTATGAATAATTATTGTTCCATCAATTGCCTTGACCATATTTCCATCGGTGAAAATACCCTGTTTGGAGAAGGCGTTAAACTATATGATCATAATCATTCCTATGAAACCGAGCCTGATTTTAAAGTTCACCGCTCAGCATTTACGACTGCCCCCATCGTGATTGGAAAAAACTGCTGGCTGGGAAGCAATGTAACTGTACTCAAAGGGGTTACCATAGGCGATAATTGTATTATCGGAGCCGGATGTACCGTTTATAAAGATATCCCTGCCAACACCACAGTCGTCAACCATCAGGAACTGATCATAAAACAGAGATCCTGA
- a CDS encoding class I SAM-dependent methyltransferase, with protein MNTIYHVTKTFIAYLRRPDLYPELGRKIVKNIFKRNNAFKGKEKTNRWAAAKAVTQEKAISSLFGVNSLAFRHDFSAFLAQAEQKQEECPVKMGGAGALELIYYACEWTNAKAAIETGVAYGWSSLACLLSLEKRNGRLYSSDMPYLAQDGDRYVGCVVPDHLRSHWKLFRLADKESLPKIFSDYPEFDVIHYDSDKSYDGRIWAYDMLYTRLRKGGVFLSDDIGDNSAFQDFCEKLNIDPTVIEYEGKYIGAFIKG; from the coding sequence ATGAATACAATTTATCACGTAACTAAGACATTTATTGCGTATCTCAGAAGACCGGACCTTTATCCTGAGCTGGGGAGAAAAATTGTGAAAAATATATTTAAAAGAAACAATGCCTTTAAAGGAAAAGAAAAAACAAACCGGTGGGCAGCAGCTAAGGCTGTTACCCAGGAAAAGGCCATTTCCTCACTTTTTGGAGTGAATAGCTTGGCTTTTAGACATGATTTCTCAGCGTTTCTTGCTCAGGCAGAACAAAAACAAGAAGAATGTCCGGTGAAAATGGGTGGGGCCGGTGCCTTAGAACTTATTTATTACGCCTGTGAATGGACTAATGCAAAAGCGGCCATAGAAACGGGTGTTGCTTACGGATGGTCCTCTCTGGCTTGCCTGTTATCATTAGAAAAAAGAAATGGCCGGCTATACAGTTCAGACATGCCTTATCTGGCGCAGGACGGAGATCGGTACGTGGGATGTGTTGTTCCGGATCATTTAAGAAGTCATTGGAAATTATTCAGGTTGGCGGATAAGGAATCTCTTCCTAAGATTTTCAGTGATTATCCTGAATTTGACGTTATCCATTATGATTCGGATAAAAGTTATGACGGAAGAATCTGGGCTTATGATATGCTGTATACCCGTCTTAGAAAAGGGGGCGTTTTCTTAAGTGACGATATTGGTGACAATTCTGCTTTTCAGGATTTTTGTGAAAAATTAAATATTGATCCTACGGTCATTGAGTATGAAGGAAAATATATCGGAGCCTTCATTAAAGGGTAA
- a CDS encoding HAD-IIIC family phosphatase translates to MMKTFTQLKKNAGKKPEGLKKIKLALLGDTATQFLNTALKGSAIDLGFDLDIFEADFGQVSRQILDPSSDYYQFDADYTLIFESTHKLLNQYYKSSDSGIHFAEQKIRYIEELYETIQSRTKSKLIYCNFPGIDNQVFGSFANKVESSFVFQLNKINYLLSAQVGLEKSNFFIADLVSLQNKWGRNFMFSPTIYVNTEMVLSLDALPLVAHHAMSIISSMQGKFKKCVILDLDNTTWGGIIGDDGLEKIQIGSLGIGKAFTEFQYWIKSLQKRGIIVAVCSKNDEDKAKEPFEKHPDMVLKLSDIAVFVANWENKADNIRKIQHILNIGFDSMVFLDDNPFERNLVRENLPEVCVPELPEDPAEYLEYLYSLNLFETSGFSENDAERTKQYQVEAQRATALESFTNVEDFLKSMNMVSDVQAFSNFSKPRVSQLTQRSNQFNLRTIRYTEQEVENLMASEEHHTLSFTLEDKYGDNGLICVIVLKKEDEETLFIDTWLMSCRVLKRGMEDFTLNTIVDTARKNGFQYLVGEHIPTSKNQMVEDHYSRLGFTPYKDKWMLKVGDYQPKEVFITAR, encoded by the coding sequence ATGATGAAAACGTTCACGCAATTAAAGAAAAATGCAGGAAAAAAGCCTGAAGGTTTAAAAAAAATAAAACTGGCTTTACTGGGGGATACAGCTACACAGTTTCTGAATACTGCATTAAAGGGATCAGCGATAGACCTTGGATTTGATCTTGATATCTTTGAGGCAGATTTCGGACAGGTTTCGAGACAGATCCTGGATCCATCTTCGGATTACTACCAATTCGATGCAGATTATACCCTGATTTTTGAGTCGACCCATAAATTGCTGAACCAATATTATAAATCATCTGACTCCGGAATCCACTTCGCTGAACAGAAAATCAGATATATCGAAGAACTTTATGAAACCATCCAAAGCAGAACGAAAAGCAAGCTAATCTACTGTAATTTTCCGGGAATAGACAATCAGGTATTCGGGAGCTTTGCCAATAAAGTAGAGTCGTCGTTCGTATTTCAGCTTAATAAAATTAATTATTTATTGTCAGCGCAGGTTGGGCTTGAAAAAAGCAACTTTTTTATTGCCGACCTGGTGTCTCTTCAAAATAAATGGGGCAGAAACTTTATGTTTTCCCCTACTATTTATGTAAATACAGAGATGGTTCTTTCCCTGGATGCCTTACCACTGGTCGCTCATCATGCAATGAGTATTATTTCATCCATGCAGGGAAAGTTTAAAAAATGTGTTATTCTGGATCTCGACAATACAACCTGGGGAGGAATTATCGGAGACGACGGGCTTGAAAAGATTCAGATCGGAAGTCTGGGGATTGGTAAAGCTTTTACAGAATTCCAGTACTGGATAAAATCTTTACAGAAAAGAGGGATTATTGTGGCGGTCTGCAGTAAAAATGATGAAGATAAAGCCAAAGAACCTTTTGAAAAGCATCCCGATATGGTATTGAAACTTAGTGATATTGCCGTTTTTGTTGCCAATTGGGAAAATAAGGCCGACAATATCCGAAAGATTCAGCATATTTTAAATATAGGTTTTGACTCTATGGTTTTTCTTGATGACAATCCGTTTGAAAGAAATTTGGTTCGGGAAAATCTACCTGAGGTATGCGTTCCGGAACTTCCCGAAGATCCGGCAGAGTATCTGGAGTATTTATATAGCCTGAATCTTTTTGAAACTTCGGGCTTTTCTGAAAATGATGCAGAAAGAACAAAGCAATACCAGGTGGAAGCACAAAGAGCTACGGCATTGGAAAGTTTTACCAATGTGGAGGATTTTCTGAAAAGTATGAATATGGTTTCAGACGTTCAGGCGTTCAGTAATTTTTCTAAGCCCAGGGTATCTCAGCTGACTCAGCGTTCCAACCAGTTTAATTTAAGAACAATAAGATACACGGAACAGGAAGTTGAAAACCTAATGGCATCGGAAGAGCATCATACTCTTTCTTTTACCCTGGAGGATAAGTATGGAGACAACGGACTGATCTGTGTCATCGTGCTTAAAAAAGAAGATGAAGAAACCCTGTTTATCGATACATGGCTAATGAGTTGCCGGGTACTGAAACGGGGAATGGAAGACTTTACCTTAAACACCATTGTTGATACTGCCCGTAAGAATGGCTTTCAATATTTGGTTGGGGAGCATATTCCCACTTCAAAAAATCAGATGGTTGAAGATCATTACAGCAGATTAGGATTTACGCCGTACAAAGATAAATGGATGCTTAAAGTCGGTGATTATCAACCTAAAGAGGTATTCATCACAGCCCGATAA
- a CDS encoding acyl carrier protein, whose translation MNRDEILAKLTTIFHDELDNDEIVLHFETTADDIEEWDSLSHIQLIVAVEKAFKVRFTSSEIQSWNNVGEMIDCILSK comes from the coding sequence ATGAACAGAGACGAAATTTTAGCCAAATTAACTACAATTTTCCACGATGAGCTGGATAATGACGAGATTGTGTTACATTTTGAAACAACCGCTGATGATATCGAGGAATGGGATTCTCTCTCTCATATCCAGTTGATTGTTGCGGTGGAAAAAGCATTCAAAGTACGTTTTACTTCATCCGAAATTCAAAGCTGGAATAATGTTGGGGAAATGATCGACTGTATTTTAAGTAAATAA
- a CDS encoding MaoC/PaaZ C-terminal domain-containing protein, whose protein sequence is MVLQVNQKFQHQFQVDDRVYNGFISVFGDKNALHTDEAFAREKGFPSKVMHGNILNGFLSFFIGELLPMEEVMILSQHINFKNPVFLNDILNFEAVVEEQSEAVQVNTFKFKFFNSENKTVAAGRIQIKELT, encoded by the coding sequence ATGGTTCTTCAGGTTAATCAAAAATTTCAGCATCAATTTCAGGTTGATGATAGAGTATACAATGGTTTTATTTCCGTTTTCGGAGATAAAAATGCTTTGCATACCGACGAAGCATTTGCCCGGGAGAAAGGATTTCCCTCCAAAGTAATGCATGGGAATATTCTGAACGGTTTTTTATCTTTTTTTATTGGTGAGCTGCTCCCCATGGAAGAAGTGATGATTCTTTCCCAGCATATTAATTTTAAAAATCCTGTATTTCTGAATGATATTTTAAATTTTGAGGCTGTCGTGGAAGAGCAGTCAGAAGCGGTACAGGTTAATACATTTAAATTCAAATTTTTCAATTCCGAAAATAAAACAGTAGCAGCAGGAAGAATACAAATAAAAGAACTCACGTGA
- a CDS encoding SDR family NAD(P)-dependent oxidoreductase: MNKVVLTGGSSGIGKAIALFLLEKGYEVLFTYRHSQESAQEIEAKYSKSKAFQIDFSIPSEMERFSEAIADFSPDILINNYYNGTFIDTYFHKTEAEKFSNDFNSNIVPTLHITQGCISIFRKKKFGRIINILSSSLNAPALGTSVYNANKAYLLQMSKSWAAENVKFGITCNSISPAFIPTDFHKDMDERMKETILSGYPIKEELESKDISGAVDLCLNGGKHFNGNHIFLDASHY, encoded by the coding sequence GTGAATAAAGTAGTTTTAACAGGTGGCTCCTCGGGAATAGGGAAGGCAATTGCTCTTTTTCTTCTGGAAAAAGGATATGAGGTGTTGTTTACCTATCGGCATTCCCAAGAGTCGGCTCAGGAAATAGAAGCAAAATATAGTAAAAGCAAAGCGTTTCAGATTGATTTTAGTATTCCTTCAGAAATGGAAAGATTTTCCGAGGCAATCGCAGATTTTTCTCCTGATATTCTAATTAACAATTATTATAACGGAACTTTTATAGATACCTATTTCCATAAAACGGAGGCCGAGAAGTTTTCCAATGATTTTAATAGCAATATTGTTCCTACTCTGCATATAACACAGGGCTGCATCAGTATTTTCCGGAAAAAGAAATTCGGAAGAATTATCAATATTCTCAGCTCTTCGCTGAATGCTCCTGCGCTGGGAACTTCGGTGTATAATGCAAACAAAGCCTATCTTTTACAGATGAGTAAAAGCTGGGCCGCTGAAAATGTAAAATTCGGTATTACCTGTAATTCGATTTCGCCTGCATTTATTCCCACAGATTTTCATAAAGATATGGATGAACGTATGAAAGAGACCATTCTTTCAGGCTATCCAATTAAAGAAGAACTTGAAAGCAAGGATATTTCAGGGGCCGTAGACCTTTGTCTCAATGGAGGAAAACATTTTAACGGAAATCATATTTTTCTGGATGCATCCCATTATTAA
- a CDS encoding MBOAT family O-acyltransferase, whose product MQFTSITFVLFFTIFFGVYWLLRKNLKRQNIVLLLASYLFYGFWDWRFLALLIGSSGIAYFLGLKIGEYEGRKKRLFVNIGLILAIASLFYFKYFNFFIDSFAELFGIKNRLTLTIALPLGISFYTFRMISYFLDLKNNKLKPENDAITFFNYIAFFPSMTSGPIDRGGLLLPQLRKERVFTFESGADASRQILYGVFKKLVVANTITPVTQEIFQNYDHLAGSTVALGMLLFLFEIYADFSGYSDMAIGFARLLGFKITKNFAFPLFAQNIAEFWRKWHISLTSWLTDYVFTPLVIHFRDYGKKGLIAAIILNFILIGAWHGPRYTFVLFGLLHGLYYIPLILANKLNKKKKISGSFPTFKEAGNIALTMLLVCFAFVLFAAPTLTDAVGMYSRIFSLSFFSVPQFFQLKIAGLIIILLAIEWLNRDQEHGLEISRLKPALRRVFYIFLIFIIMYYGVFGNGSFIYEQF is encoded by the coding sequence ATGCAGTTTACCTCCATTACCTTTGTCCTTTTTTTTACCATTTTTTTTGGTGTTTACTGGTTGTTAAGAAAAAATCTTAAACGACAGAACATCGTATTGTTGCTGGCGAGTTATCTGTTTTATGGATTCTGGGACTGGCGGTTTTTGGCTCTGCTGATCGGGAGTTCGGGTATAGCTTACTTTTTAGGATTGAAAATTGGTGAGTACGAAGGCCGAAAGAAGAGGCTCTTTGTAAATATCGGGTTGATTCTTGCGATAGCATCCCTTTTCTACTTTAAATATTTTAATTTTTTCATTGATTCTTTTGCAGAATTATTCGGAATAAAAAATAGATTAACTCTTACTATTGCGCTTCCTTTAGGCATCAGTTTTTATACATTCAGGATGATAAGCTATTTTCTGGATCTTAAAAATAATAAACTGAAGCCTGAAAATGATGCCATTACGTTCTTTAATTATATTGCATTTTTCCCCAGTATGACCTCTGGGCCCATCGACCGCGGAGGACTGCTCCTTCCTCAGCTCAGAAAAGAAAGGGTATTCACTTTTGAAAGCGGGGCGGACGCATCAAGACAAATTTTATATGGTGTCTTTAAAAAATTGGTGGTTGCCAATACCATCACTCCCGTGACCCAGGAGATTTTTCAGAATTATGATCATCTTGCAGGAAGTACAGTGGCTTTGGGAATGCTGCTATTCCTCTTTGAGATCTATGCAGACTTTTCAGGGTACTCCGATATGGCGATCGGTTTTGCCCGATTGCTGGGATTTAAAATCACCAAAAACTTTGCCTTTCCCCTTTTTGCACAAAATATTGCTGAATTTTGGAGAAAGTGGCATATTTCATTAACGTCATGGTTAACGGACTATGTGTTTACCCCTCTGGTAATTCACTTTAGAGACTACGGTAAAAAAGGTCTTATTGCGGCTATTATTTTAAATTTTATTTTAATTGGTGCATGGCATGGTCCGAGATATACCTTTGTTCTTTTCGGGCTCCTTCACGGGCTTTATTATATTCCGCTGATTCTTGCCAATAAGTTAAATAAAAAGAAAAAAATTTCAGGATCCTTTCCTACATTTAAAGAAGCCGGAAATATTGCACTGACCATGCTCCTGGTGTGCTTCGCTTTTGTACTTTTTGCAGCACCTACACTTACTGATGCTGTGGGAATGTACTCAAGAATCTTTAGTCTTTCATTTTTCTCGGTTCCTCAGTTTTTTCAGTTGAAAATTGCCGGACTTATTATTATTCTGCTGGCCATAGAATGGCTGAACAGGGATCAGGAGCATGGTTTAGAAATAAGCCGGTTGAAACCTGCCCTTAGAAGAGTTTTTTATATTTTCCTGATTTTCATCATCATGTATTATGGAGTTTTCGGAAATGGAAGTTTCATCTACGAACAGTTTTAA
- a CDS encoding glycosyltransferase family 2 protein, with amino-acid sequence MKISVITPVYNAEKYVTKAVESALQFDEVYEVILVEDQSPDNALEVCRKLSEKYERVKLFQHPDKGNHGAGPTRNLGIEKAKGDFIAFLDADDFYLPNRFDQEKELFKDPKVEGVYGAIGVHYYTEKAREQYYGVFGERLTTVYKKHSPKDVLKGQLHMLGSFGLFSIDGLTVRREALLKKMNPFFKTTLRLHQDSEFLFRLSYYLDLYPGILDQAVAVRGVHENNRITKVDTGKINPATTRVLLWREVHSWSENENTLPQDIKVHIRRMHRSFEIAIAPGFRKWGMIAKYLLKDYPSIRSGLFNINFRKNLF; translated from the coding sequence ATGAAAATTTCAGTAATTACTCCCGTTTATAATGCCGAAAAGTATGTCACAAAAGCCGTAGAGTCGGCCTTACAATTTGATGAAGTATATGAAGTCATTTTGGTGGAAGATCAATCTCCCGACAACGCACTTGAAGTATGCAGAAAGCTCAGCGAAAAATATGAAAGGGTAAAGCTTTTCCAGCATCCGGATAAGGGAAATCACGGCGCTGGACCCACCAGAAACCTGGGAATAGAAAAAGCCAAAGGGGATTTTATTGCCTTTTTAGACGCAGATGATTTTTATCTCCCGAACCGTTTTGATCAGGAAAAAGAGCTTTTTAAAGATCCGAAAGTGGAAGGGGTATACGGTGCGATAGGAGTACATTATTACACAGAAAAGGCCAGGGAACAGTATTATGGGGTATTTGGAGAGCGCCTGACGACGGTGTACAAAAAACACTCTCCCAAAGACGTTCTGAAAGGTCAGCTTCACATGCTGGGAAGTTTCGGACTTTTTAGCATTGATGGTTTAACGGTACGCAGAGAGGCGCTGCTTAAGAAAATGAATCCTTTTTTTAAAACAACTTTAAGGCTTCATCAGGACAGTGAATTCCTGTTTCGCCTGTCCTATTACCTCGATCTTTATCCCGGAATTTTAGACCAGGCTGTTGCGGTAAGAGGGGTTCATGAAAATAACAGAATTACCAAAGTGGACACCGGTAAAATAAATCCTGCAACTACCAGAGTACTGCTTTGGAGGGAGGTACATTCCTGGTCCGAGAACGAAAACACATTACCACAGGATATTAAAGTGCATATCAGAAGAATGCATCGTAGCTTTGAAATTGCGATCGCTCCGGGTTTCAGAAAATGGGGAATGATCGCCAAATACCTATTAAAGGATTATCCGAGTATCCGCTCCGGGCTATTCAATATCAATTTCAGAAAAAATCTGTTTTAA
- a CDS encoding glycosyltransferase family 2 protein has product MLGVSVIIPVYNASAFLEKAVYSALQFEEVTEIVLVEDGSSDHSLSIAEKLASAYPKIKLFQHPDKGNHGAGASRNLGIDKASGEYIAFLDSDDYYLPNRFDMERQYFKDPSIDGVFGGIGIEYLSEKGKEEFQRKFKNMSITTVAYAAKGEEVFRGLLGLSAKTFGTFFHLNTLTVRKAALEKNSLRFNKDLRVHQDSDFIIKLSHHTFLTSGIIDDAVAIRGVHDDNRITKIKKYSKEYNERQLLLWTSLYKWAKLRNLPAEYQKRIYLNYRSFDLAVKTGIQKYICLLSELVKNPEILKTKYRFTYLNR; this is encoded by the coding sequence ATGTTGGGAGTTTCTGTGATCATACCCGTGTATAATGCTTCTGCTTTTCTCGAAAAAGCGGTATACTCAGCATTGCAGTTTGAAGAAGTGACAGAAATCGTACTGGTGGAAGACGGATCCAGTGACCATTCTTTGTCAATTGCTGAAAAGCTGGCTTCGGCATATCCTAAAATAAAGCTTTTTCAGCATCCTGATAAAGGAAATCACGGAGCCGGGGCAAGCCGCAATCTGGGAATTGACAAAGCCTCAGGTGAGTATATTGCGTTTTTAGATTCGGATGATTATTACCTTCCCAACCGCTTTGATATGGAAAGGCAATATTTCAAAGACCCTTCTATTGATGGTGTATTCGGAGGCATTGGCATAGAATATCTTTCAGAAAAAGGAAAAGAAGAATTTCAGCGCAAATTCAAAAACATGTCAATCACCACTGTTGCTTATGCCGCTAAGGGAGAAGAGGTTTTCAGGGGATTACTGGGGCTATCAGCGAAGACTTTTGGTACATTTTTTCACTTAAATACCCTTACTGTTCGTAAAGCGGCTCTCGAAAAAAACAGCCTCAGGTTTAATAAAGACCTCCGGGTACATCAGGATTCCGACTTTATTATCAAACTCTCCCATCACACTTTCCTCACATCCGGTATCATTGATGATGCCGTGGCCATAAGGGGAGTCCATGACGACAACAGGATTACCAAAATAAAAAAATACTCTAAAGAATATAATGAGAGGCAGCTTCTTCTCTGGACATCTTTATACAAATGGGCCAAGCTCCGGAATTTGCCTGCGGAGTATCAGAAAAGAATCTATCTAAACTACCGGTCATTTGATCTTGCGGTAAAAACAGGGATACAAAAGTACATCTGTCTTTTGTCTGAACTGGTAAAAAATCCGGAGATCCTAAAAACTAAATACCGTTTCACTTACCTAAACCGATAA
- the asnB gene encoding asparagine synthase (glutamine-hydrolyzing) translates to MCGIAGIVTTNARNYKNELQKMTDAMEHRGPDAADYEFFDHAALGHRRLSIIDLSENGKQPMFSASQKECIVLNGEIYGYQDIKAQYSDYPYHGSSDTEVILAMYQKKQQDLIFQLPGMFAFAIWDEEKQELFCARDRFGEKPFFYATGKNNEFIFASEIKAILASGLVHPEVNQEALAHYLQYGYVNAYQSIYHNIHTLPPAHRMVWKEGRISVSRYYSLPAKDSNISLSEAKEQFVYLLKNAVKKQLIADVEVGSFLSGGLDSSSIVALVSEFLPKQTTISFGYDHENSELKFAEEIARKYSTNHIEIHEKKKDLATSLLKVTPYLDEPFADRSFIPHYEICRAARQNLTVVLSGDVGDELFGGYNFYRAENQLKQHFSYRNIIAKFGLRLYGNLRQISYLSQKNIAHPHILDFHQNTVRNTFSQEERAMLGISENFLQPYSFTPNPDSLNDIMRVDLEKYVPGNMMVKSDRMAMANSLEVRTPFLDHDFAEFCIGLPEQLKLNTENDKIILREAMNSYWTESIRKRRKQGFGMSVESWFEEESLIALSNDLLKDPHQKVFQYIDYKAAQKFLQKDQKHWNLLQLALWAHNNQSYL, encoded by the coding sequence ATGTGTGGAATTGCCGGAATTGTAACAACAAACGCCAGAAATTACAAGAATGAACTGCAGAAAATGACCGATGCCATGGAGCACCGAGGCCCTGATGCCGCAGACTACGAATTTTTCGACCATGCTGCACTGGGGCATCGCAGGCTTTCCATTATCGATTTATCTGAAAATGGTAAACAGCCTATGTTTTCTGCGAGCCAAAAGGAATGTATTGTTCTGAATGGTGAAATTTATGGATATCAGGACATTAAAGCTCAATATTCAGATTACCCTTACCATGGAAGCTCTGATACGGAAGTTATTTTGGCCATGTATCAGAAAAAACAGCAGGACCTCATCTTCCAGTTACCCGGAATGTTTGCATTCGCCATCTGGGATGAAGAGAAGCAGGAACTCTTCTGTGCCCGCGACCGTTTTGGTGAAAAACCCTTCTTCTATGCAACGGGGAAAAATAATGAATTTATTTTTGCATCGGAGATCAAGGCTATTCTAGCCTCAGGTTTAGTACATCCTGAGGTCAATCAGGAAGCGCTTGCCCACTATCTCCAATACGGATACGTTAATGCCTACCAAAGTATTTACCATAATATACATACCCTACCCCCAGCCCACAGGATGGTCTGGAAAGAGGGGCGTATTTCTGTATCACGCTATTACAGCCTACCGGCTAAAGACAGCAATATCAGTCTTTCAGAAGCGAAAGAGCAGTTTGTGTATCTGTTGAAAAATGCGGTAAAAAAACAGCTGATTGCTGATGTTGAAGTCGGAAGTTTCCTTAGCGGAGGCCTCGATTCTTCATCGATCGTAGCTTTGGTAAGTGAATTTCTTCCCAAGCAGACAACCATCAGCTTTGGATATGATCATGAAAACAGTGAACTGAAGTTTGCGGAAGAAATTGCCAGGAAATACAGCACAAACCATATTGAAATTCATGAAAAAAAGAAAGATCTGGCTACTTCGCTGCTTAAGGTAACTCCTTATTTGGATGAGCCATTCGCAGACCGTTCTTTTATTCCCCATTACGAAATCTGTAGAGCGGCAAGACAAAACCTTACCGTCGTTTTATCCGGCGATGTCGGAGACGAACTTTTTGGTGGCTATAATTTCTACCGCGCAGAAAACCAATTAAAACAACACTTCAGCTACAGAAATATCATCGCTAAGTTTGGACTCAGACTTTATGGGAACCTCCGGCAAATTTCATATCTCTCTCAAAAAAATATCGCTCACCCTCATATTCTTGACTTCCATCAGAATACCGTGAGAAATACTTTTTCTCAGGAAGAAAGAGCTATGTTGGGAATCAGCGAAAATTTCCTGCAACCCTATAGTTTTACTCCAAATCCTGATTCACTGAATGATATTATGAGGGTAGATCTTGAAAAATATGTGCCCGGAAATATGATGGTAAAATCCGACCGTATGGCAATGGCCAACTCTCTTGAAGTAAGAACGCCATTTTTAGACCATGATTTTGCTGAGTTCTGCATAGGACTCCCCGAACAACTGAAACTGAATACCGAAAACGACAAGATAATTCTTCGCGAGGCCATGAATTCCTATTGGACGGAAAGCATCAGAAAAAGGAGGAAACAGGGCTTTGGAATGAGTGTTGAAAGCTGGTTCGAGGAAGAGAGTCTCATCGCATTGTCCAATGATCTCCTTAAAGATCCTCATCAAAAAGTATTTCAGTATATCGATTATAAAGCAGCCCAGAAATTTCTGCAAAAAGACCAAAAACACTGGAATCTTTTACAATTGGCACTTTGGGCACATAACAATCAATCTTATCTGTAA